In Candidatus Zixiibacteriota bacterium, the genomic stretch GCAAGATTGAGTATTTCACTCTTGCCGCGGCCAACTACGACTCGATGTTTGCCTCCTGCAAGAGCGACGACATAAAAAAGAATCTTAAGAATGACTGCAAGAAGTTCAGCAATGTAATAGACTCCATCAAGGTTTACTACTGGGCGGAGAATTATAACATCGGCGTCAAAGCCCTTGGACGGATTGACGAGGAGATTATCCCCCGGATAAAAGAAGCGACTGATTCCACCGAAAAAGAGGCGGCATCAGCCGAATTGAAAGCGGTCGCCGACAGCGCTAAAGGGTACTTTCGCCTGGCTATAGCGGTTGACCCCTCTAAGTATCGTCCATACGAGGGGGTGGCGTTGACCCATGACCGTCTCAAGGAGTTCGATTCATCGGTGGTCTGGTATCGCAAGGCGACCGACCTGGAGCCGGATTCTCTTTACCTGATTCAGAACACCGCTTATGGATATATTCAGTCGAATGACTGGTCGAATGCGGCGGAGTATTTCAAGAAGTTGTCGGCTAAAGTGCCCGATGACGCCGGCACACTTTTGAATATCGCTATCTGCTTTAACAATATGCGGATGTTTGACAGCGCTTATATCTATGACACACGCGCCATCAAGGCTGATTCCAACTTAAGCGCCGCTTATATTGATGTGGGGCGTTATTTCCTGATAAAATCGCAGGCTTATTCCGACTCTATTAAAGAAGCGACCCAGGCTAATAAGCCGGCCGAGGCGAATAGTTATATGACTGTCCGCGACAACCTGCTTGATTCCTCTTCATATTATCTCGGACAGGGAATCAAACTCGAGCCGGAAAATATCGAAGCGCTGGAGCAGTACGGCGTGGTTACTCTGGTCAATGGTCAGTATGAAGATGCCGCCGGAGCCTTCAAGAGATTGACCGAGCTGGAGCCGTTCAAAAAAGACCATTGGGTCAACCTGGGCGATATCTATATTCAGATTCAGAAATTCGAAGAGGCTATCGCGCCGCTGGAAAAGGCTACGGAATTGGACCCCGGTGATGTAAAAGTCTGGGAGGTTCTGCGCGACCTGTACAGCAACACTAACAACACCGCCAAAGCCAACAAAGCCCAGGCAAAGATTGATGAACTGAACAAGCTGTAAAGAAATTTCATCTGTGGCTAAGGCAGGTCTTTTTCGACCTGCCTTTTTTTCTATGGAAGATGAACTGATAAATCTCGCTATTCCGGGCGGACCGCGACAATTCTACACCTATCGTATCGATACCGCGCGACTGGGACGCCCCGCGCCGGGTCAGCGCTGCCTGGTGCCGTTCGGGCGACGCAAAGTCTGGGGGTATTTTATTGAGCGGGCATCGCAGATACCAGAAGTCGAAATCAAAGAGGTGCTGGCTCTGCCGGAGCCGGATTCGTTGTTCTCGGAAGAGCTGTTTCGATTTCTGCAATGGATGGCCGATTATTACTTCTGCGGGTTAGCCGACGTATTAACGGCGGCGCTTCCACCGGAACTGCGCCAACTGCGGAAACCGACATACTGTCTCACTCCGGCTTTCCCGGAACAGGCGGAAAGGCTGGGGCTGGCATCGCGGCTGATTAAAAATTACCGGCGAAGAGAATTTCTGACTTCCAGAACTATAACGTCTCTGGAGAAAAAGCATCCCGGCGCAATCGGCGCTCTGGTCGCCTCCGGCGCGGTGGTTGCCAGCTACCATTCGCCTCGAAGCGTCCTATCATTAGAAAATCTCTTGAGCGATTTTAAATATTTTCAGGAACGTCCCGATACCCGCGGTTTGACTCCAAATGATGAGCAGCAGTCAGCGATGGAAGCGATACTGGCAGGTCAGGGTAAGTTCAGTCCATTCTTGCTGCACGGTATCACCGGCAGCGGC encodes the following:
- a CDS encoding tetratricopeptide repeat protein is translated as MRNYKHIVVTLIILALALPAIGFAQNRPKLPQSAYLKSAKIAMLDKNPRYEEALQFINEMIGHYGPVPEGYFLKGNIYSEYAGKENDFNRKIEYFTLAAANYDSMFASCKSDDIKKNLKNDCKKFSNVIDSIKVYYWAENYNIGVKALGRIDEEIIPRIKEATDSTEKEAASAELKAVADSAKGYFRLAIAVDPSKYRPYEGVALTHDRLKEFDSSVVWYRKATDLEPDSLYLIQNTAYGYIQSNDWSNAAEYFKKLSAKVPDDAGTLLNIAICFNNMRMFDSAYIYDTRAIKADSNLSAAYIDVGRYFLIKSQAYSDSIKEATQANKPAEANSYMTVRDNLLDSSSYYLGQGIKLEPENIEALEQYGVVTLVNGQYEDAAGAFKRLTELEPFKKDHWVNLGDIYIQIQKFEEAIAPLEKATELDPGDVKVWEVLRDLYSNTNNTAKANKAQAKIDELNKL